One segment of Papaver somniferum cultivar HN1 unplaced genomic scaffold, ASM357369v1 unplaced-scaffold_137, whole genome shotgun sequence DNA contains the following:
- the LOC113334922 gene encoding hydrophobic protein RCI2A-like, translating into MSTATFVDIILAIILPPLGVFLRFGCEAEFWICLVLTFFGYLPGIIYAIFVLTK; encoded by the exons ATGTCAACGGCAACTTTTGTAGACATTATCTTGGCAATCATCCTTCCTCCTCTTGGAGTTTTTCTCAGGTTCGGTTGTGAG GCGGAATTCTGGATCTGCCTAGTTCTTACATTTTTCGGATACTTACCTGGAATCATCTATGCTATCTTTGTTCTAACAAAGTGA